The DNA segment GCGCGGAATCAGCGGCTCGAGCGCGAGCCGCAGCTTGCCCTTTGCGCTCAGCAGCGGGCTTCTGAACACCGGCCCCAGGCGCGCGGGTGCAAGCAGCGAGAAGCCTTCAGGGATCTCTGTCAGCCTGCCGCCCCGCACGACGTAGGTGCGGCGGAACTGCTCCCGCGTGCCGACCAGTTCGCTTTCCAGGTTCAGGCGCCGGGCCAGATCGCGCGCCCACGGCTTTTCGGTCAGAAACGAGTCGGCGCCGGCCTCGGCGATGAGACCGTGCTCGCGGAGCGTCCAGAGCGGGCCGCCCAGACGCATCCCGCGCTCGAGCAGCGTCAGGTTGATTAGCCGCCGGTCTTTGGCCGCGAGTTCAAGCACGCGGAAGGCGGCGCTAAGCCCACTGATCCCGCCGCCGATAACCACGATCCGGGACGCGGCGTCGTTGGCAGACATAAAGTCGTAACCGGCGCGCGGGAGCGGCTCACGCGCACAGCCGCTCGGCGATCAGCGCCGCCGTCATTTCGATGAAGCGCGGATGGTCGCCGACGGTGGCCGCGCGTACCATCGTAACGCCTACCTCGCGCGCCACCGCCTTAGCCTCGACGTCGAGGTCGTAGAGCACTTCGACGTGGTCGCTGAGAAATCCAATCGGAGCCACAACCGCCGCTCGTCCGCGAAGCCCGCGCAGGACGTCGCGCACGTCGGGCTCCAGCCACGGGTCGCGCGGGCTACCGCTGCGGCTCTGGAAGGCGAGTGTCCATGCGGGCCGGCCGAGCCGCTCGGCAATTAGGCGCGCGGAGTCGGTGAGTTCCTCGACGTACGCACTTGCGGCGGCCATCGCCACCGGGATGCTGTGCGCGCTGAAGATGACCTGCGCGCGGCCGCGGTCGGCGGGCTCGAGCCGCGCGAGCGCGTCGGCCACGCGCTCGCTGGCAGCCTCGATGAAGAGCGGATGGGCGTGCCAAGGTCCAACGTAATCGACCGCGGGCGCGGCGGCGCCGATTCTTGCCCGCGCCGCCTCAATGTTTTGCAGGTAGCGGTCCCAGCTCGCTTCGCATCGATAGGCCGCGAGCACGAAACCGAGCACGCGGCGCACGCCGTCGCGCGCAAGTTGCGCGAGCGTGTCTTCCAGACAGGGCGCGGCGTTGCGGAACCCGATCACGACCGGGGCGCCGATTGCCGCGCGTCGGAGCTGCGCGCGCAGCGCGGCGGCCTGGCGGTTGGTGACCTCGTTGAACGGCGAGCGCCCCCCGATCGCCTCGTAATGGCGCACGACCTCCTCGTAGCGCTCGCGCGGAATCGGCCGCCCGCGCGTCACCCGATCGAGAAACGGACGGATTTCCTCGCTACGCTCGGGGCCGCCGAAACCGATCAGCAGCACCGCGCCGTATCGCGCGCGCGGGCTCATCGCCGGCTCATCTCGTGCACCGCGTCCACCAAGGCGCGCACGTGATCGACCGGAGTTTCGGGCAGGATACCGTGGCCGAGGTTGAAGATGTGGCCCGGGCGACCGGCTGCCTGGTCGAGAATCGCGCGGGCGCGGCGTCGGATCTCGTCAACATTGGCGAACAACGCGATCGGGTCGAGATTTCCCTGCACGCCGACGTCGTAACCCAGGCGCGCCCACGCTTCGGCCAGATCAACGCGCCAGTCGAGCCCGATCACGTCTCCGCCCGCCTCGCGCATCAGTTCGAGGAGATTGCCGGTGACGGTGCCGAAGTGGATGACCGGAACGGTGGGGCGAATCGCCGCGATCACCGCCGCCGTATGCGGCAGGACGAAGCGGCGATAGTCGTCGGGGCCGAGGCTGCCGACCCAGCTGTCGAAGAGCTGGATGAGGTCGGCACCGGCCGCGACCTGCATGTTGAGGTACTCGGCGGTCACCCGCGCGAGCAGGCGCATCAGACGATGCCAGGTCTCGGGCTCGGTGTACATCATCGTCTTCGTCGCCTGGTACTGGCGCGAAGCGCCGCCCTCGATGAGATAGGAGGCGAGGGTGAACGGCGCGCCGGCGAAACCGATGAGCGGAGTGTGTCCGCCGAGCCCGCGGCGCGCGAGCTTGATCGCTTCACCGACAAAGCCGAGCGCGTGCGCCGCGTCGAGCGGCGGGACTCTATCGAGGTCGCGCGCGCTGCGAATCGGGCGCTCGACGACCGGGCCGTCGCCCTTTTCGTAGCGCAGCCCGACCTCCATCGGGATGAGCGGGAGCAGGATGTCGGCGAAAATAATTGCGGCGTCCACGCCCAGGCGCTCGACCGCGGTGACCGTGACCTCGGCGGCGACATCCGGCCGCCGGCACATCTCAAGAAAGCCGAACCGCTCGCGCACGCTACGATACTCGGGCATGTAGCGCCCCGCCTGGCGCATCAGCCAGATCGGCGTATAGGGGACGGGCTCGCGCCGGCACGCGCGCATCAGGGGATGGTCGCTCAAAGGCTCCGCCAGGGCGGGGCCGGCAGACGGCGCGCCGCCGACGCGCGCGGGCTTGGCACCGGCGCCCGCCGCCGCGCCGGCGCGCTTTTGCGCAAGTAGCGCGCCCGCGCGCTCGGCGGCTTCGCGCACCAGGTGGCCGAGCCGCGGATGCGCCGGTTCGAGGTCCACGGTCACGCCGTGTGCGCGCAGCTCGGCCGAGCATACCGGGCCGATCGAGCACACGACGGTCGTCGCTAGCGCCCTGCG comes from the Candidatus Binataceae bacterium genome and includes:
- the hemH gene encoding ferrochelatase — its product is MSPRARYGAVLLIGFGGPERSEEIRPFLDRVTRGRPIPRERYEEVVRHYEAIGGRSPFNEVTNRQAAALRAQLRRAAIGAPVVIGFRNAAPCLEDTLAQLARDGVRRVLGFVLAAYRCEASWDRYLQNIEAARARIGAAAPAVDYVGPWHAHPLFIEAASERVADALARLEPADRGRAQVIFSAHSIPVAMAAASAYVEELTDSARLIAERLGRPAWTLAFQSRSGSPRDPWLEPDVRDVLRGLRGRAAVVAPIGFLSDHVEVLYDLDVEAKAVAREVGVTMVRAATVGDHPRFIEMTAALIAERLCA
- the hemE gene encoding uroporphyrinogen decarboxylase, which gives rise to MTPQAESEAPAPSSAGFNGLRVFAFESRMAEETAAMIRRFGGVARVAPSMREVPLENNPAAFEFARRLLAGEFDLAIFLTGVGVRELFRVIETRHPRAAIVEALGRTVTVARGPKPVSALRELGIAPNIAIPEPNTWREVLASVAQAEDLEGKRVAVQESGVCNRELIAGLQARGAAVVSVPVYRWALPEDRGPLRAAIRAIAADGADVLLFTSSGQVVNAMQTAEADGLGAELRRALATTVVCSIGPVCSAELRAHGVTVDLEPAHPRLGHLVREAAERAGALLAQKRAGAAAGAGAKPARVGGAPSAGPALAEPLSDHPLMRACRREPVPYTPIWLMRQAGRYMPEYRSVRERFGFLEMCRRPDVAAEVTVTAVERLGVDAAIIFADILLPLIPMEVGLRYEKGDGPVVERPIRSARDLDRVPPLDAAHALGFVGEAIKLARRGLGGHTPLIGFAGAPFTLASYLIEGGASRQYQATKTMMYTEPETWHRLMRLLARVTAEYLNMQVAAGADLIQLFDSWVGSLGPDDYRRFVLPHTAAVIAAIRPTVPVIHFGTVTGNLLELMREAGGDVIGLDWRVDLAEAWARLGYDVGVQGNLDPIALFANVDEIRRRARAILDQAAGRPGHIFNLGHGILPETPVDHVRALVDAVHEMSRR